GTCCGACCCGAAACCAAGCCCACCGGCCGCCATCCGGGCAACGCCCTCTCGGCCATCTTCCTCCGCTCCGCTTCCCCCGGAAGACACCCCGATGGAAACGGATTGTGCCTCTTCCTCCAGCCCAGCCGTACCCGCAGCTGGATTCAGCGCCTCGTCGTCCGTGGCCGCCGCCGGGAGCTCGGTCTCGGCAGCCACGCCCTGGTTCCACTGGCCGCGGCCAGGTGGAGTGAGGTGCGCTGGGCCGAGTGGGAGGAGATCGATCGGGACGCTGGTGTATGGGCCGCCCCGGCCAGGCGGATGAAGGCCAGCCGCCGGCACCGGGTGCCGCTGTGTGGCCGCGCCTTGGAGATTCTCGAGGCGGCACGGACCTTAGGCCGGGGAGCCGGTCCTCTGGTGTTCACCCGTGGGCAGGGGAAGCCGCTCAATGACAAGGAGCTGCGGTGGCTGGCCCGCGAGCGGGGGATTGCGGCCGTGCCGCACGGGTTCCGCTCCAGCTTCCGGGACTGGGCGGCCGAAGAGACCGACCATCCCCGGGAGGTGGGGGAGAGTTCTCCCCTGGCCCCCCATCACTCCCACCGCTCCCTTCTCCCACTCCCATGACGGAGGCTTCGATGACGCAAGAAGCGACACCGACGGGGCTGTTGTGAGGTTTCGGGTGGCGCGTTGGTCGGTCTATACCGCCTTGTCCCCCGGAGGCGGAAATCGTCGATCATCCCACGGCCGTTCGAGGCCGGGTTTTCCTGCTCCGATTCATCTCCGCGTCTGCGGGTACGGGACCGTGACCGGTATTCCGAATCGCTGAATAGGGACCAGCTTCCTGCGGCGGAATTTGCGGTTGGTCATGATTCCCACCAGACATCCCTATACGTCACGCTCAAAAGTTGA
The window above is part of the Acidobacteriota bacterium genome. Proteins encoded here:
- a CDS encoding integrase family protein, whose product is MDTVSNLAPVRPETKPTGRHPGNALSAIFLRSASPGRHPDGNGLCLFLQPSRTRSWIQRLVVRGRRRELGLGSHALVPLAAARWSEVRWAEWEEIDRDAGVWAAPARRMKASRRHRVPLCGRALEILEAARTLGRGAGPLVFTRGQGKPLNDKELRWLARERGIAAVPHGFRSSFRDWAAEETDHPREVGESSPLAPHHSHRSLLPLP